From Mucilaginibacter rubeus, a single genomic window includes:
- a CDS encoding DUF6515 family protein — MKRTYKNLLTIALGGLLSLSLAFNADAQRGGGGSRGGGGGGGGGSRSSGGGGGGGGSFSRPSGGSFSRPSTSFNGSTRTAIAAPQRSYGTDSRSSYGTPQQRSYGGIRPNSSSIAPQRSYGNTARVYNGTRGGYATVDRRVYNGGRGTYYRGGGYAYGGRRVYPGTYPYGGRGGYFGNHYYYPYRNYYNSFYYPRLGFSIGFLPYGYYPFWWGDYQYYYSDGLYYRQYNDQYTVVEPPIGAEIKTLPSGAESIMINGEQYYELNGVYYQPYTKDDGSTVYVIAGKDGQLNTDQGNGDGSSVDQGPQIGDIVTQLPPDCRKIKINGEKLFVSPDGYYYQETQNGDNKAYKIVGTPSDDPEDNNSDQNPNQQ; from the coding sequence ATGAAAAGGACATATAAAAATCTATTAACAATTGCTTTAGGAGGCTTGTTGAGCCTGTCTTTAGCATTCAATGCTGATGCACAACGTGGCGGCGGTGGTTCTCGTGGCGGCGGTGGCGGAGGAGGCGGTGGCTCAAGATCGTCAGGCGGCGGTGGTGGCGGAGGCGGTAGTTTTTCCCGTCCTTCAGGTGGCAGTTTTTCACGCCCTTCAACCTCGTTTAACGGTAGCACCCGTACCGCGATAGCGGCACCACAACGTAGCTATGGAACCGATTCACGCAGCAGCTATGGCACTCCGCAACAACGTAGCTATGGTGGTATCAGGCCAAACAGCTCATCAATAGCGCCACAACGTAGCTATGGCAACACTGCCCGTGTATACAATGGCACCCGTGGTGGTTATGCCACTGTAGACAGAAGAGTTTACAATGGCGGTCGTGGTACCTATTACAGAGGCGGTGGTTACGCCTATGGTGGTCGCAGGGTTTACCCTGGCACTTACCCTTATGGTGGCCGCGGCGGTTACTTTGGCAACCACTATTACTATCCGTACCGTAACTATTATAACTCGTTCTATTATCCACGTTTAGGTTTTAGCATAGGTTTCTTGCCTTACGGCTACTATCCTTTCTGGTGGGGCGATTACCAATACTACTACAGCGATGGTTTGTACTATCGTCAGTACAACGATCAATATACCGTTGTTGAGCCTCCAATTGGTGCCGAGATCAAAACCTTGCCATCAGGTGCGGAATCAATCATGATCAACGGCGAGCAGTATTATGAGCTGAATGGTGTTTACTATCAGCCATATACTAAAGACGATGGATCAACAGTTTACGTGATTGCCGGTAAAGACGGTCAGTTAAATACCGATCAGGGTAACGGCGATGGCAGCAGTGTTGATCAGGGCCCGCAAATTGGCGACATTGTAACCCAATTGCCTCCGGATTGCAGGAAGATCAAAATCAATGGCGAAAAGCTATTTGTATCTCCTGACGGTTATTACTACCAGGAAACTCAAAACGGCGACAACAAAGCTTACAAAATTGTAGGCACTCCGTCAGATGATCCTGAAGATAACAACAGCGATCAAAATCCTAACCAACAGTAA
- a CDS encoding acyl-CoA dehydrogenase: protein MYFELTEEQKMIRQAARDFAQTELKPGVIERDELQKFPAEQVRKLGELGFLGMMVSPQYGGAGLDAISYVLVMEELSKIDASTSVIVSVNNSLVCYGLEKYGNEEQKQKYLVPLAKGECIGAFCLSEPEAGSDATSQKTTAIDMGDHYLLNGTKNWITSGSTASTYIVIAQTDTSKKHHGINAFIVEKGMPGFTVGAKENKMGVRGSDTHSLMFTDVKVPKENRIGEDGFGFKFAMGLLEGGRIGIASQALGLASGAYELAVQYAKERKTFGKTLADHQAIQFKLADMATEIEAARLMCLKAAWLKDHGKPYVQASSMAKLYASEVAMRTTTEAVQIHGGYGYVKEYHVERLMRDAKITQIYEGTSEIQRIVISRGLLK from the coding sequence ATGTATTTTGAACTGACCGAAGAACAAAAAATGATTCGCCAGGCTGCGCGCGATTTTGCGCAAACAGAATTAAAACCTGGTGTTATAGAACGCGACGAACTGCAAAAATTTCCCGCCGAACAAGTAAGGAAGCTTGGTGAACTTGGTTTCCTGGGCATGATGGTATCACCGCAATATGGCGGGGCCGGCCTGGATGCCATATCGTACGTACTGGTGATGGAAGAGCTTTCCAAAATTGATGCTTCCACCTCGGTAATTGTATCCGTAAACAATTCGCTGGTATGTTATGGGCTTGAGAAGTACGGGAATGAAGAACAGAAACAGAAATACCTGGTACCGTTAGCCAAAGGCGAATGTATTGGCGCGTTTTGCCTTTCGGAACCCGAAGCCGGATCAGATGCAACGTCGCAAAAAACAACCGCCATTGACATGGGCGATCATTACCTGCTCAACGGTACCAAAAACTGGATCACCAGTGGCAGTACGGCCTCTACATATATTGTCATTGCCCAGACCGACACGAGTAAGAAACACCATGGCATTAATGCCTTTATTGTTGAAAAAGGTATGCCCGGTTTTACTGTTGGTGCTAAAGAAAATAAAATGGGCGTGAGGGGATCAGATACCCATTCGCTGATGTTTACCGATGTTAAAGTGCCTAAGGAAAACCGTATTGGTGAAGACGGCTTTGGGTTTAAGTTTGCGATGGGATTGCTGGAGGGTGGCCGGATCGGGATTGCCTCGCAGGCTTTGGGGCTGGCTTCGGGTGCTTATGAGCTGGCGGTGCAATATGCTAAGGAACGTAAAACGTTTGGCAAAACACTGGCCGATCATCAGGCTATCCAATTTAAACTGGCCGATATGGCTACCGAAATTGAAGCTGCCCGGTTGATGTGCCTTAAAGCTGCCTGGCTTAAAGACCACGGGAAACCTTATGTGCAGGCCTCGTCAATGGCTAAATTATATGCCTCAGAAGTGGCCATGCGTACCACCACCGAAGCGGTTCAGATCCATGGCGGCTACGGTTATGTGAAGGAATATCATGTTGAACGTCTGATGCGCGACGCTAAAATAACCCAGATTTATGAGGGAACATCTGAAATTCAAAGAATTGTCATTTCGCGCGGATTGTTGAAATAA
- a CDS encoding thiamine phosphate synthase gives MKKYISRFHYVTQDMPGRSHVQQVQIACGAGANWVQYHCMSKPEDELIDEINEIAEICDDWGATLIIANHYDLIDRVDAQGVHIDDIDADLPTIRKIIGADKTLGASVNDADELLKLQSTGVVDYYAYGPFSSTLTDDSNDSVPLGFNGYRKLEKLGISIPVIAAGGIQLDDVEPLLQTGIDGIAVSSAINLVADPAEQVKEFYRKMY, from the coding sequence ATGAAAAAATATATCTCCAGATTTCATTACGTTACACAGGATATGCCGGGCCGGAGCCATGTGCAGCAGGTACAAATTGCTTGCGGGGCAGGCGCCAACTGGGTGCAATATCATTGCATGAGCAAACCCGAAGACGAACTGATTGATGAAATAAACGAGATAGCCGAAATTTGCGACGATTGGGGAGCAACCCTTATTATCGCCAACCATTATGATTTGATTGACCGGGTTGACGCACAAGGTGTACATATTGATGATATCGACGCTGATCTCCCGACTATACGAAAAATTATCGGCGCGGATAAAACCCTTGGCGCATCTGTTAATGACGCTGACGAGCTACTAAAATTACAAAGTACCGGCGTAGTTGATTATTACGCCTATGGCCCGTTTTCATCTACTTTAACCGATGACTCGAACGATAGTGTCCCTCTTGGCTTTAACGGGTATCGCAAACTGGAAAAGCTGGGCATAAGTATTCCTGTGATAGCGGCCGGCGGCATCCAATTGGATGATGTAGAGCCTTTGCTTCAAACGGGGATAGATGGCATCGCGGTATCATCAGCAATAAACCTTGTTGCTGATCCGGCAGAACAGGTAAAGGAGTTTTACAGAAAGATGTATTAA
- a CDS encoding ABC transporter ATP-binding protein, whose translation MIEVRNLKKVYNGITVVDVPALQINKGESVGLVGNNGAGKTTLFRMVLDLIRAESGEILSNGEVVAGHEKWKDYTAAYLDEGFLIDYLTPEEYFYFIGGLHNLNKAHVDEVLTSLTDFFNGEILKKGKYIRDLSKGNQCKVGVAACLLQEPELLMLDEPFANIDPSTQFRLKNLLKDLNKNKGVTTIVSSHDLNHITDVCDRILLMEKGVIIKDIATSSSTLNELEAYFGVMSPSEEKGI comes from the coding sequence ATGATTGAAGTAAGAAATTTAAAAAAGGTTTATAACGGCATTACCGTTGTAGATGTACCAGCACTGCAAATCAATAAAGGTGAAAGCGTTGGCCTTGTGGGCAATAACGGCGCAGGAAAAACCACCCTGTTTCGTATGGTGCTTGATTTGATCCGGGCCGAAAGCGGCGAGATCTTATCCAATGGCGAGGTTGTAGCCGGTCATGAAAAATGGAAAGATTACACCGCCGCTTATCTCGATGAAGGTTTTTTAATAGACTATCTCACCCCCGAAGAGTATTTTTATTTCATAGGTGGATTGCACAATCTCAACAAAGCGCACGTTGACGAAGTATTAACCAGCCTCACCGATTTTTTTAACGGCGAGATCCTGAAAAAAGGCAAATACATCCGAGACCTTTCAAAAGGTAATCAATGTAAGGTTGGTGTAGCAGCGTGCTTACTGCAGGAACCTGAATTGTTAATGCTCGACGAGCCTTTCGCCAACATCGACCCAAGTACCCAGTTCAGACTTAAAAACCTGCTGAAAGATCTCAATAAAAATAAAGGTGTAACCACCATAGTATCCAGCCATGACCTTAACCACATCACCGATGTTTGTGACAGGATTCTGCTGATGGAAAAGGGTGTGATCATTAAGGATATCGCTACCAGTTCATCAACGTTGAATGAGTTGGAGGCATATTTTGGGGTAATGTCCCCTTCCGAAGAGAAAGGCATTTAA
- a CDS encoding replication-associated recombination protein A: MNNLPPLAERMRPKSLNDYVGQKHLVGPGAVLRKAIESGSLPSMIFWGPPGVGKTTLAYIISQSLFRPFFALSAINSGVKDVREVIEKASLLKEQGAVLPILFIDEIHRFSKSQQDSLLGAVERGIVTLIGATTENPSFEVISALLSRCQVYILQPLSETDLIDLLNKAMQEDVVLKEKNITIKDYEALLRLSGGDARKLLNIFELLINAFDSKEIVLTDEVVLEHVQQNMALYDKTGEQHYDIISAFIKSMRGSDPNGAVYWLARMIVGGEDPLFIARRMLILASEDIGNANPNALLLAQSCFEAVNKIGMPESQLILSQTAIYLATSPKSNSATTAIGAAIALVRQTGDLPVPLHLRNAPTKFMKNIGYGKDYKYAHSYEGNFTDLDFLPDALRGTKIYDPGNNARENESKEKLRKLWGDRYKY; the protein is encoded by the coding sequence ATGAATAACCTCCCGCCATTAGCCGAACGTATGCGCCCCAAATCGCTTAATGATTATGTTGGGCAAAAGCACCTTGTTGGGCCGGGAGCTGTTCTGCGGAAAGCCATCGAATCGGGCTCGTTGCCATCAATGATATTCTGGGGGCCGCCAGGCGTTGGTAAAACAACGTTGGCTTATATCATTTCGCAATCCTTGTTCCGTCCGTTCTTTGCTTTGAGCGCTATCAATTCGGGGGTTAAAGATGTACGGGAGGTGATAGAAAAAGCTTCTCTGTTAAAAGAACAGGGTGCTGTACTGCCGATATTATTTATCGATGAGATTCACCGTTTTTCCAAGTCCCAGCAAGATTCCCTGCTGGGTGCAGTAGAACGGGGCATAGTTACCCTAATAGGCGCTACTACCGAAAATCCATCCTTCGAGGTTATCTCGGCTTTGCTATCGCGATGCCAGGTTTACATACTACAACCACTTTCCGAAACCGACCTGATCGATCTTTTGAACAAAGCCATGCAGGAAGACGTGGTTTTGAAGGAAAAAAACATCACCATAAAAGATTACGAAGCTTTACTGCGCCTTTCGGGAGGCGATGCACGCAAGCTGCTCAATATTTTTGAGCTGCTGATTAATGCTTTCGACAGCAAGGAAATAGTATTAACCGATGAAGTTGTACTGGAACATGTTCAGCAAAACATGGCCTTGTATGATAAAACCGGTGAGCAGCATTATGATATTATCTCGGCCTTTATCAAATCTATGCGGGGTTCTGATCCCAACGGCGCGGTTTACTGGCTGGCGAGGATGATAGTTGGCGGCGAAGATCCGCTGTTTATCGCCCGCCGTATGCTCATTCTCGCCTCCGAAGATATTGGCAACGCTAATCCAAACGCCTTGCTGCTTGCGCAAAGCTGCTTTGAAGCCGTTAACAAAATAGGCATGCCCGAATCGCAGCTTATTTTATCGCAAACGGCCATTTATCTGGCAACATCACCCAAAAGCAATTCGGCCACTACAGCCATAGGTGCAGCCATAGCCCTGGTGCGCCAAACCGGCGATTTACCTGTGCCGCTGCATTTGCGGAATGCGCCAACCAAGTTTATGAAAAATATAGGCTACGGTAAGGATTACAAATACGCCCACAGCTATGAAGGCAATTTTACCGATCTTGATTTCCTGCCCGACGCCCTTCGCGGAACAAAAATTTATGATCCCGGTAACAATGCGCGCGAAAATGAATCAAAAGAAAAGTTAAGAAAACTTTGGGGCGACAGGTATAAATACTAA
- a CDS encoding DUF5687 family protein, translating into MITTFLGHELKAFWRSKNTGKSIAIRVVMALLILYLFACILFAGLFLNKILEESFPNDDVVISFCGIILLYFLFDLIMRMQLQELPTLRVQPYLHLPVKRNTVVSYLAFTAMLSVFNLWPIILFIPFVLKVILTDSGALPALAFVLAILGFMLFNNYLALFIKRKANLNGWVFLIFIATLGLIITGDFKFHLYSVRNISYLYFGHLLSKPVLVLLPIILAVAMYYINFAYLKQNLYLEELSSRKASAYKSSTEFPLLNRFGKVGDLVANELKLIFRNKRPRSALVMGLFFMFYGLIFYTNSHYGQTWYIFVGMFMTGIFIINYGQFMYSWQAAHFDGLLVSKINFRDFLKAKYLLFTMVSTVAFILTTPYAYFGWHIVLVHFVMYLWNIGVNTTIVLFFANRNAKSINLSKGASFNWEGVGATQMLISFPLMLTPYIIYLPFSLFKHADIGLAMLATIGVIFVLTRDFWVKKLEEDFIQKRYTIAEGFRNK; encoded by the coding sequence ATGATCACTACCTTCCTCGGGCACGAGCTCAAAGCTTTTTGGCGGTCAAAAAATACAGGTAAAAGTATTGCTATCCGCGTGGTAATGGCCTTACTTATCCTTTATCTTTTTGCCTGTATTTTGTTTGCAGGGTTATTTTTAAATAAAATTCTGGAAGAATCTTTTCCAAATGACGATGTAGTGATCTCCTTTTGCGGCATTATCCTGCTGTACTTTTTGTTTGACCTTATCATGCGTATGCAGTTACAGGAGTTGCCTACTTTAAGGGTGCAGCCCTATCTCCATTTACCTGTTAAACGCAATACCGTAGTATCATACCTTGCTTTTACGGCTATGCTCTCGGTTTTTAACCTGTGGCCCATCATACTTTTTATTCCCTTTGTTTTAAAGGTGATCCTGACCGATTCAGGCGCTTTACCGGCGCTTGCTTTTGTATTGGCAATTTTAGGTTTCATGCTCTTCAATAATTACCTGGCCTTATTTATTAAGCGCAAGGCCAATTTAAACGGATGGGTCTTTCTGATATTCATAGCAACACTGGGACTAATCATCACTGGCGATTTTAAATTCCACCTGTACTCAGTCCGTAATATTTCTTACCTGTATTTCGGGCATTTGCTCAGTAAACCGGTATTGGTACTACTTCCCATAATACTTGCTGTAGCTATGTACTACATCAATTTTGCCTACTTAAAACAAAACCTCTACCTCGAAGAATTGAGTTCACGCAAGGCATCAGCCTATAAAAGCAGTACAGAGTTTCCGCTGTTAAACCGGTTTGGAAAGGTTGGCGATCTGGTAGCTAATGAACTAAAACTGATCTTCCGCAACAAGCGCCCACGCTCGGCACTGGTTATGGGCTTATTCTTTATGTTTTATGGGCTCATATTTTATACCAACAGCCATTACGGACAAACCTGGTACATTTTTGTTGGCATGTTCATGACGGGTATTTTCATCATTAACTACGGTCAGTTCATGTACAGCTGGCAGGCCGCGCATTTTGATGGTTTGTTGGTGAGCAAGATCAACTTCCGCGATTTTTTGAAGGCTAAATACCTATTGTTTACTATGGTATCAACGGTAGCCTTTATCCTCACTACACCTTACGCCTATTTTGGCTGGCACATTGTGTTGGTGCATTTTGTAATGTACCTGTGGAACATCGGCGTTAATACAACCATTGTACTGTTTTTTGCTAATCGCAATGCAAAAAGCATCAACCTGTCAAAAGGCGCTTCATTTAACTGGGAAGGCGTGGGCGCTACGCAGATGCTCATCTCGTTCCCGCTTATGCTTACGCCATACATTATTTACCTCCCCTTCTCCCTGTTTAAGCATGCCGATATTGGCCTGGCCATGCTTGCCACCATAGGGGTCATCTTTGTTTTAACCCGCGACTTTTGGGTTAAAAAACTGGAAGAGGATTTTATACAAAAACGTTATACCATTGCCGAAGGCTTCAGAAATAAATAA
- a CDS encoding helix-turn-helix domain-containing protein yields MLLTDFEYLNDTDNAFKRKVALQIKALRKQNRVTQEKFFKETRINIARLESGIIDIRLETLRKICYYFNVSLAGFFQGIY; encoded by the coding sequence ATGCTTTTAACTGATTTTGAATACCTTAACGACACCGATAACGCGTTTAAACGAAAAGTAGCCTTACAGATTAAGGCTTTACGCAAGCAAAACCGGGTTACTCAAGAGAAGTTTTTTAAAGAAACACGCATAAATATTGCAAGGCTCGAATCAGGTATTATTGATATCAGATTAGAAACACTTCGTAAAATTTGTTATTATTTTAACGTTTCGTTAGCAGGTTTTTTCCAGGGGATATATTAA
- a CDS encoding thiamine diphosphokinase yields MSSHHIVREKQEPALLVLSMDTFDEEMLGQLLEWSPTVICTTDTAEKLNASGIKVDWIISDGDAGDLQSDVKLLPTGDDNSAGAALKYLVRHNYPAVNVITDAPELKDFLFYADKINLVIFREQEKIYPVNSGFSKWKPAGEFIELLSHPPGLQLSGLEAVGGNRYKTTHDGFFTLQFEQSFLFIAEDIA; encoded by the coding sequence ATGTCATCACATCATATAGTTCGCGAAAAACAGGAGCCTGCTTTACTGGTTTTAAGTATGGATACTTTTGACGAGGAAATGCTTGGTCAGCTGTTGGAGTGGAGCCCTACGGTGATCTGTACAACCGATACTGCCGAAAAGCTGAACGCCTCGGGCATCAAGGTTGACTGGATAATTAGCGACGGTGACGCAGGTGACTTGCAATCGGATGTAAAGCTGCTACCAACCGGCGATGATAACTCGGCCGGCGCTGCTTTAAAATACCTGGTAAGGCATAATTACCCGGCAGTTAATGTGATAACTGATGCGCCGGAACTGAAAGATTTTTTGTTTTATGCTGATAAAATAAACCTGGTAATTTTCAGGGAGCAAGAAAAGATCTACCCGGTTAATTCGGGTTTCAGTAAGTGGAAACCGGCAGGCGAGTTCATTGAATTGCTTTCACATCCTCCGGGCTTGCAATTAAGCGGGCTTGAAGCCGTTGGCGGCAACAGGTATAAAACCACACACGATGGCTTTTTTACCCTTCAGTTTGAGCAATCTTTTTTGTTCATTGCCGAGGATATAGCGTAG
- a CDS encoding M13 family metallopeptidase, with protein MNKQIRSLSIIAISFGTLLSACSHEDKTKAYEAGDPVIHNMDTTVKPGDDFFKYANGTWLRKNPIPAAYASWGIGNVVQDELRDRMKKINEDALKANAPKGSNTQKIGDFYFSGMDTVNIEKQGLSPLKDELDKIDRITDIKSLVEEFAHLQRIGVTQPIGAYVGQDAKNSSKMALGLYQSGIGMPNRDYYFNKDEHSVAIRTDYQNKYLPTMFKLTGLTADKAAAAAKKTYSLETFLADSSRKLEDLRDPYHNYNKMTLAALSKLAPDIDWKPTFEKMDYKNADTVIVGQPEYYRALNKALKVYTIDDWKNYLRNNLITAFGSYLSKPFDEEVFRFYDKVIEGSTAQLPRWKRVLDTENGLMGEVLGQIFVKEYFPEKTKERYVKLVEEMRASFKEHIEKLDWMSPATKEKAYYKLSKVNPKVGYPDKWKDFSTLEINRGPYALNVLRANEWWHNFSAAKLGKPVDRTEWDITPQTYNAYYNPSNNEIVLPAGIFTIPGYKDENIDDAIIYGYAAASTIGHEMTHGFDDQGRQFDAAGNLKAWWTPQDSVKFSQRAKMLIDQFNGYSIYGLHVNGKATQGENIADLGGIVIGLDAFKKTQQYKEGKLINGLTPLQRYFLGYSLGWLTQDRKESLSSQILTNEHAPAFMRVNGPFTDVPEFYEAFHIKKGDKMWIDPDKRVKIW; from the coding sequence ATGAACAAACAAATCCGCTCCTTATCCATAATTGCCATTTCGTTCGGCACTTTACTCAGTGCCTGCAGCCATGAAGACAAGACAAAAGCGTACGAAGCCGGTGATCCCGTGATCCATAATATGGACACTACCGTAAAACCAGGCGACGACTTTTTTAAATACGCCAACGGCACCTGGCTGCGCAAAAATCCTATTCCGGCGGCATACGCCTCATGGGGCATAGGCAATGTTGTGCAGGATGAGCTGCGCGACAGGATGAAGAAAATCAACGAAGATGCCCTAAAGGCCAACGCACCCAAAGGCAGCAATACCCAAAAAATAGGCGATTTCTATTTCAGCGGGATGGATACCGTTAACATTGAAAAACAGGGCCTGTCTCCGTTAAAGGATGAGCTGGATAAAATAGACCGGATAACAGATATCAAAAGCCTGGTTGAGGAATTTGCCCATCTGCAAAGGATTGGCGTTACACAACCCATTGGTGCATACGTTGGCCAGGATGCTAAAAACAGTTCAAAAATGGCATTGGGCTTATACCAGTCGGGAATAGGCATGCCTAACCGTGATTATTATTTTAATAAGGACGAGCATAGCGTAGCCATCCGTACCGATTATCAAAATAAATACCTGCCTACCATGTTTAAACTGACAGGCTTAACTGCCGATAAAGCTGCCGCCGCCGCGAAAAAAACTTACTCGCTCGAAACTTTCCTGGCCGATAGCAGCCGTAAACTGGAAGACCTGCGCGACCCGTACCATAACTATAACAAAATGACGCTTGCTGCCCTGAGTAAGCTGGCCCCGGACATTGACTGGAAGCCCACATTTGAAAAAATGGACTACAAAAATGCCGACACGGTAATTGTAGGTCAGCCGGAATATTACAGGGCTTTAAATAAAGCTTTAAAAGTTTATACGATAGACGATTGGAAAAATTACCTGCGTAACAACCTCATCACAGCTTTTGGATCATACCTGAGCAAACCATTTGATGAAGAGGTGTTCCGCTTTTATGATAAGGTTATTGAAGGCAGTACCGCTCAGCTTCCGAGGTGGAAACGGGTTCTGGATACAGAGAATGGCCTAATGGGTGAAGTGTTAGGGCAGATCTTCGTGAAAGAGTACTTCCCCGAAAAAACAAAAGAGCGCTATGTGAAACTGGTTGAAGAAATGCGCGCCAGCTTCAAAGAGCACATAGAAAAGCTGGACTGGATGAGCCCCGCGACAAAGGAAAAAGCCTATTATAAGCTATCAAAGGTTAATCCCAAAGTGGGCTACCCGGATAAATGGAAAGATTTTTCGACTTTGGAGATCAACCGTGGCCCCTATGCTCTTAATGTATTGCGGGCAAATGAATGGTGGCACAACTTCAGCGCGGCCAAACTGGGCAAACCTGTCGACCGTACGGAATGGGATATTACCCCGCAAACCTATAATGCTTATTACAACCCATCAAACAATGAGATTGTATTGCCTGCCGGTATTTTTACCATCCCCGGCTACAAGGATGAGAATATTGACGACGCCATTATTTACGGCTACGCCGCGGCTTCAACTATCGGTCACGAAATGACACACGGCTTTGACGACCAGGGCCGCCAGTTTGATGCCGCCGGAAACCTGAAAGCCTGGTGGACACCACAGGATTCGGTAAAATTTAGCCAACGTGCCAAAATGCTTATCGACCAGTTTAACGGTTACAGCATTTATGGTTTGCACGTAAACGGTAAAGCCACCCAGGGCGAAAACATTGCCGACCTTGGTGGCATTGTAATTGGGCTTGATGCTTTCAAGAAAACCCAGCAATACAAAGAAGGCAAACTCATAAACGGCCTAACACCACTGCAACGCTACTTTTTAGGTTATTCGCTGGGCTGGCTTACACAGGACAGAAAAGAATCATTATCAAGCCAGATCCTGACCAACGAGCATGCACCGGCATTTATGCGTGTTAACGGCCCGTTTACAGATGTACCTGAATTTTACGAGGCATTTCATATTAAAAAGGGCGATAAAATGTGGATTGATCCGGATAAAAGGGTGAAAATTTGGTAG
- a CDS encoding peroxiredoxin family protein — MTFKNIAAGVCGLLFLQTGFAQTKLKTGEWRGALKTKSGTEIPFNFEVNNTGGKPQLAIINGAEHFKVTDVTTKGDSVFIHMPLFNSDFKLKLNGDSLTGNWVRHLADNDLLVPFSAVPNTSWRFFKSPEKPAFNIGGRWSAVFGEGQGRDTTVGEFKQNGNKLTGTFLTTTGDYRYLEGSVSGNKLYLSTFDGGHAYTFTATISDDKTITDGKFYAGYSSVQAWTAVKDENAKLPDAYSLTSLKPGYKKLAFSFKDLDGKTVSLDDSRFKNKVVIVQILGSWCPNCMDETAYMVNYYKKYHNKGVEVIGLAYERSTDFEKSKKALQQVKDRFKVTYPLLITGYTSDKKQTAQSLPMLSKVVGFPTTIIIDKSGDVQKIHTGFSGPGTGEHYTEFISEFEKLTDDLLAAVPAP, encoded by the coding sequence ATGACTTTCAAAAATATCGCGGCCGGTGTTTGCGGATTACTATTTCTGCAAACCGGCTTTGCTCAAACTAAGCTAAAAACCGGCGAATGGCGCGGCGCGCTTAAAACCAAATCGGGTACCGAGATTCCTTTCAACTTTGAGGTTAATAACACCGGCGGCAAACCACAATTAGCTATTATTAACGGTGCCGAGCACTTTAAGGTGACCGATGTTACCACCAAAGGCGATTCTGTTTTTATCCACATGCCTTTGTTCAATTCTGATTTTAAATTGAAACTTAATGGCGATAGTCTGACTGGCAATTGGGTGAGGCACCTGGCCGATAATGATCTTCTGGTTCCGTTTAGCGCGGTGCCTAATACTTCATGGCGCTTTTTCAAAAGCCCCGAAAAGCCCGCATTTAATATTGGTGGCCGCTGGTCGGCAGTGTTTGGCGAAGGCCAGGGCCGTGATACAACCGTTGGCGAGTTTAAACAGAATGGCAATAAACTTACGGGTACCTTCCTAACTACCACCGGCGACTACCGGTACCTTGAAGGTTCGGTAAGTGGTAACAAACTTTACCTGTCTACTTTTGATGGCGGTCATGCTTATACCTTTACCGCTACTATCAGCGACGATAAAACGATAACCGACGGTAAATTTTACGCAGGGTATTCTTCAGTACAGGCGTGGACAGCAGTAAAAGATGAAAACGCCAAATTGCCTGATGCATATTCTCTCACGTCATTAAAGCCGGGCTATAAAAAATTAGCTTTCAGCTTTAAAGATCTTGATGGTAAAACCGTTTCACTGGATGATTCCAGGTTCAAAAATAAAGTAGTTATTGTTCAGATCCTGGGCTCATGGTGCCCCAACTGTATGGACGAAACCGCTTATATGGTTAACTACTATAAAAAATACCACAATAAAGGCGTTGAAGTAATTGGTCTGGCCTACGAGCGCAGCACCGATTTTGAGAAATCAAAGAAAGCGTTGCAACAGGTAAAAGACAGGTTTAAGGTAACCTATCCGCTATTGATAACAGGCTACACCAGCGACAAAAAGCAAACAGCTCAAAGTTTGCCTATGCTATCAAAAGTAGTTGGTTTCCCTACTACCATCATTATTGATAAAAGCGGCGATGTACAAAAGATCCATACCGGTTTTAGCGGTCCGGGAACCGGTGAGCATTACACAGAGTTTATCAGTGAGTTTGAAAAGCTGACGGATGACCTGTTAGCCGCCGTTCCTGCTCCTTAA